In Marivirga salinae, a single window of DNA contains:
- a CDS encoding MBL fold metallo-hydrolase, translated as MKVTFLGTGTSQGVPVIACDCEVCQSLDYRDKRTRTSIHIEVGGKSIVFDTGPDFREQMLRERINHLDAVIYTHEHKDHTAGLDDVRSYNFKQEMDMPVYGRKQVLEQIQREFAYIFAVNKYPGIPKVKLHEIENKAFQVEGIHIQPINVMHYKLPVFGYRINDFTYITDVNHIPDEEKEKIRGSKVLVLSALQKNSHLSHFNLEQAIAMVRELEIPQAYFIHMGHRIGLHRDIEEELPEGMELAYDGLQIEL; from the coding sequence TTGAAGGTAACATTTCTAGGAACAGGAACATCGCAGGGAGTTCCCGTAATTGCATGCGATTGTGAAGTATGTCAATCACTCGATTACCGGGATAAAAGAACCAGAACCAGTATCCATATAGAAGTAGGTGGAAAAAGCATTGTGTTTGATACAGGTCCTGATTTCAGAGAACAGATGCTCAGGGAAAGAATCAATCATCTTGATGCTGTGATTTATACCCACGAACATAAAGACCATACTGCCGGATTGGATGATGTACGCTCCTACAATTTTAAACAGGAAATGGATATGCCAGTTTATGGCAGAAAGCAAGTCTTAGAACAAATACAAAGAGAATTTGCCTATATTTTCGCAGTCAATAAATATCCTGGTATCCCAAAAGTTAAGCTCCACGAAATTGAGAATAAAGCATTTCAGGTAGAAGGCATTCACATCCAGCCAATAAATGTTATGCATTACAAACTGCCTGTATTTGGCTATCGAATTAATGATTTTACCTATATCACCGATGTAAATCACATTCCAGATGAAGAGAAAGAGAAAATAAGAGGTAGTAAAGTACTGGTATTAAGTGCCTTGCAAAAGAATTCACACCTCTCTCATTTTAATCTAGAACAAGCTATTGCTATGGTGAGAGAATTGGAAATTCCGCAAGCTTATTTTATCCATATGGGACACAGAATAGGATTGCACAGAGATATAGAAGAAGAATTGCCAGAAGGCATGGAATTAGCCTATGATGGACTTCAAATAGAACTTTAA
- a CDS encoding response regulator has product MANTKKVLIAEDSSVIQNLTKKILMMQNYSIHSAKNGEQVLKALESESFDIILMDINMPKMDGMECTRAIRALDDKEKSAIPIIAITGNAKNYSIEDFKEAGINEYLQKPLNFDQLVETVKKLTN; this is encoded by the coding sequence ATGGCAAACACAAAAAAAGTACTTATAGCAGAAGATAGTTCGGTTATCCAAAACCTTACCAAGAAAATTTTAATGATGCAAAATTACAGCATCCATTCTGCAAAAAACGGAGAGCAAGTTTTAAAAGCTTTAGAATCCGAATCATTTGATATCATTTTAATGGATATTAATATGCCTAAAATGGATGGGATGGAATGCACTAGAGCTATCAGGGCTTTGGATGATAAAGAAAAATCAGCTATTCCAATTATTGCAATAACAGGAAATGCAAAAAATTACAGCATAGAAGATTTCAAAGAAGCTGGTATCAATGAATATTTACAAAAACCGCTCAATTTTGACCAATTGGTGGAAACTGTTAAGAAATTAACAAATTGA
- a CDS encoding PAS domain S-box protein — protein sequence MELQNYNKDQLIKEVEKLRLALYQNKYLLKNSKHLENTMFPEEGIDLSMEFTKDGSIIKTNKNWRQTLGYTVQDLKHIYIRDIVNPNDWHKFQEVTELVIKNNSQELLEVRLSSKNNDKIHVTGVLFISMNNKNIVANFQDITHQIHAQKAQNLFYEITNLTLKSTDLDSLFRGIHEKLKEAMEAKNFFIAQFKFEAQELFFPYIHDEFVADSPKSLTLEYKRGLCEYIYHQRKSMLLKESDIMDLILEGKINQYGTIPKAFLGVPFQTEKGTPGVIGVQSYKDENAFQNRDLKLLNFISNQVLLSVERKFIEEKISTQAGRLQSIFNSSNHIIWSIDKDFKLTSFNPNFEYEFLKYFNFKPKVNTDLRGKVITSIFSSGSYKFWGDKFESCLNGETIDFEVEFQNPIDNSIVWKEIFLNPIYTESGEITGLSGIAHDITERKINALNIQKSELKFRNIFESFQDIYFNCRFNGEIILISPSIKENIGYEQDEVTGNNITNYYLYTKKTKDLLKKLVSRRRVQNFEATLITRDGRLVNCICNVRLVRDKDSREVTIEGVARDITKLKQANRELLHAKNMAENSLKVKEQFLANMSHEIRTPMNGVIGMVDLLAQTQLNPEQMNFVQTIKRSSETLLTILNDILDLSKIEAGKMKIQPHVTEVKSIFDKVLNLFSQQANQKSINLNFKIDNDIPKYLKIDETRIIQIVSNLTSNALKFTEKNGKVLLHISKEIKDDLYRIAVEDSGIGISENDQQQLFKLFTQLDNSSTKAFSGTGLGLAISKQLSSLMGGQIGVSSEPDEGSVFWFTLIGEKASEAEIETYENQNQKVTKSQKLNFKSENAPFILIVDDNTINRQVASQILMKSGFKTDLAFSGPAAIEKVKNIDYDLILMDIQMPVMDGVTATREIKKLSKKIPPIVAMTAYSMKEDRQRFLDLGMDDYLAKPIVSSILLEVIQQNLPDFEAESLNLEEIIPDKSNGNETELIDESTLQQLSKYADKPTIKSFFEEFEIEAKSLILESINAEKTSDIDKILSNLHTLKGNAGTLGIRSLEEQAKKIEGDLKKDNTEKLVNDLNHLLDNFNKFTDNYQSILK from the coding sequence TTGGAGTTACAAAATTACAATAAAGACCAACTTATAAAAGAGGTAGAGAAATTGAGGCTAGCACTCTACCAAAACAAATACTTGCTTAAAAATTCCAAGCATCTTGAAAATACCATGTTCCCAGAAGAGGGCATTGATTTAAGTATGGAATTTACAAAAGACGGCAGTATAATAAAAACCAATAAAAACTGGCGCCAAACCTTAGGCTACACAGTTCAAGATTTAAAACATATTTACATTAGGGACATTGTTAATCCTAACGATTGGCATAAATTCCAAGAAGTGACTGAGCTAGTGATTAAAAATAATTCCCAAGAATTATTAGAAGTTCGGTTAAGCTCAAAAAACAATGATAAAATTCATGTAACTGGAGTTTTATTCATCAGCATGAACAATAAAAATATTGTTGCAAATTTTCAGGATATAACTCACCAAATTCATGCTCAAAAAGCTCAGAATCTTTTTTATGAAATAACCAACTTGACCCTTAAAAGTACTGATTTAGATAGTTTATTTAGAGGGATCCACGAGAAATTAAAAGAAGCAATGGAAGCCAAAAACTTCTTTATTGCTCAATTCAAATTTGAAGCTCAAGAACTTTTCTTTCCTTATATTCATGATGAGTTTGTAGCAGACTCACCCAAATCCTTAACATTGGAATATAAAAGAGGATTGTGCGAATACATTTATCACCAAAGGAAATCCATGTTATTAAAAGAATCAGATATTATGGATTTAATATTGGAAGGAAAAATCAATCAATACGGCACCATTCCAAAAGCTTTTTTAGGCGTCCCATTCCAAACGGAGAAAGGAACGCCTGGCGTAATTGGGGTACAGAGCTATAAGGATGAAAACGCTTTCCAAAACAGGGATTTAAAATTGCTGAATTTTATTTCAAATCAAGTATTACTATCGGTTGAAAGAAAATTTATTGAAGAAAAAATCAGTACGCAAGCTGGTCGATTGCAGTCCATATTTAACAGCAGTAACCATATTATTTGGTCTATTGATAAAGATTTTAAGCTTACCTCATTTAATCCAAATTTTGAATATGAGTTTTTAAAATATTTTAATTTTAAACCAAAAGTAAATACAGATTTAAGGGGAAAAGTAATAACATCAATCTTTAGTTCAGGTAGTTATAAATTTTGGGGCGATAAATTTGAAAGCTGTTTAAATGGTGAGACAATAGATTTTGAGGTAGAATTTCAGAACCCTATCGACAATTCCATAGTCTGGAAAGAGATTTTTTTGAACCCAATATATACAGAAAGTGGAGAAATAACTGGGCTTTCGGGTATTGCTCATGATATTACGGAAAGGAAGATTAACGCACTAAATATTCAAAAAAGTGAGTTAAAGTTTAGGAATATATTTGAGTCATTTCAAGACATCTATTTTAATTGCCGATTTAATGGGGAAATTATCCTTATTAGTCCTTCCATTAAAGAGAACATTGGCTATGAACAAGATGAGGTGACAGGGAATAATATCACCAACTATTACCTCTATACCAAAAAAACAAAAGATCTGTTAAAAAAATTGGTTTCTAGAAGAAGGGTTCAAAACTTTGAAGCAACCCTTATAACCAGAGACGGCAGGTTGGTGAACTGTATATGTAACGTTCGTTTAGTAAGAGATAAAGATAGCCGTGAAGTTACTATAGAAGGGGTAGCCCGTGATATCACTAAATTAAAGCAAGCCAATAGGGAATTATTGCATGCAAAAAACATGGCTGAAAATTCCTTGAAAGTAAAGGAGCAGTTTTTAGCTAATATGAGCCATGAAATTCGGACTCCAATGAACGGGGTTATCGGGATGGTGGATTTACTGGCTCAAACTCAGCTCAATCCTGAGCAAATGAATTTTGTACAAACTATCAAGCGTTCATCTGAAACTTTACTGACAATACTGAATGATATTTTGGATTTAAGCAAAATAGAAGCTGGTAAGATGAAAATTCAGCCTCATGTAACAGAAGTAAAGTCAATATTTGACAAAGTATTAAATTTATTTAGTCAACAAGCCAATCAGAAATCCATTAACCTGAATTTTAAAATTGATAATGACATTCCTAAATATCTAAAGATTGATGAAACTCGCATTATTCAAATAGTTTCTAATCTCACTTCAAATGCCTTGAAGTTTACAGAGAAAAACGGCAAGGTTTTATTACATATCTCTAAAGAAATTAAAGACGACTTATACAGAATTGCAGTTGAAGACTCCGGTATTGGTATATCTGAAAATGATCAACAGCAATTATTTAAATTGTTTACACAACTTGATAATTCAAGTACCAAAGCTTTTAGCGGTACAGGGTTAGGACTTGCTATTTCAAAACAATTAAGTAGCCTAATGGGTGGGCAGATTGGTGTTAGTTCGGAGCCTGATGAAGGAAGCGTTTTTTGGTTTACACTAATTGGAGAAAAAGCTTCTGAAGCGGAAATTGAAACATATGAAAATCAAAATCAAAAGGTAACGAAAAGCCAAAAGCTGAATTTTAAAAGTGAAAATGCACCTTTCATTTTAATTGTAGATGATAACACCATTAATAGACAAGTAGCTAGTCAGATTTTAATGAAATCAGGTTTTAAAACAGATTTAGCTTTTAGTGGACCAGCAGCAATTGAAAAAGTGAAAAATATAGATTATGATTTAATTCTGATGGATATCCAAATGCCGGTTATGGATGGAGTAACTGCTACAAGAGAAATCAAAAAGCTGTCAAAGAAAATTCCTCCTATTGTAGCCATGACGGCTTACTCCATGAAAGAGGATCGTCAACGATTTTTGGATTTAGGAATGGACGATTATTTAGCTAAACCAATAGTATCTAGCATTTTATTAGAAGTTATTCAACAAAACCTACCCGATTTTGAAGCGGAAAGTCTTAACTTAGAAGAAATAATCCCAGATAAAAGCAATGGAAATGAAACCGAATTAATTGATGAGTCCACACTTCAGCAATTAAGTAAATATGCAGACAAGCCTACAATCAAATCATTCTTTGAAGAATTTGAAATAGAAGCAAAAAGTTTGATATTAGAAAGTATAAATGCTGAAAAGACTTCGGACATCGACAAAATATTAAGTAATTTGCATACTCTTAAAGGAAACGCAGGTACTCTTGGAATTCGTTCATTAGAGGAACAGGCAAAAAAAATAGAAGGCGATTTAAAAAAAGATAATACCGAAAAGCTTGTAAATGACTTAAACCATTTATTAGATAATTTTAATAAATTTACAGACAATTATCAGTCAATTTTAAAATAA